From Malaya genurostris strain Urasoe2022 chromosome 2, Malgen_1.1, whole genome shotgun sequence:
aaatccagtccacaacatcagagaactttataagtccagcacctagttggttctctggtggattttcagggacgcttggggattttttagtccctggaagcggtgggaattccatctcggaattgagttttccgagaccaggagctttttgcttcggtgatttttcccgattcccgttagctgtaacttttcgaagcccttcggaagacaccttcgaacccttactaggtagcttatgagaagatttattcattcttttcctacagctatgagggaccgctgaagatggaccttccaaagggtcgtcagaatcgctctcgtcagttgacaagcaggcatatggattcgttgcctgtttaggaggggtggcactcttaaccatctcggcaaaggaacgcttggagtgttccttcagggaacgcttcatccgatctcctcgcagtttgtaagcgggacagtcagagaggtcatgcggaccctccttacagtagagacacttttcagcatccttaccgcaagagccgtccgcatgagcttccccacagttagcacaacgtggcttattgctgcaatgggtagctgtatgccccagttgtttgcaattggtacaattcattatccggggtacaaataaacgaacaggcaaacgaacccggtccaagaggatgtagttgggcaatgccgagccggcgaaggtcacacgataggagtctgattggggataagactttgttccatccccggcgatcgatactgaatgcaatcgcttgcaatccagtatcttgacattcttaagtgaggggtctttaaaacaacccgccccgtacttaagaatatcctcgcaagtcaaactcgaatcggtgaccacaccgtcgatttcgacttcacgagctggcacgtagacgcggtactccagcgtaaaaggatcattttgaacaagctcattagcctgttttgagctggtaaacaggaccctgagcttgtctggccgtattctatctatactttttatggtattatatcgcgaattcaggtcccgcgatatttttaaaatattcagttttttttcctttgatttggtccggaaatagaccgcgtaaggcccggccggtagtgcgagcccatcaggatagctctttatgcgggactttttactgacaagggaagtctccatttgaacatcgggagcgggggggcaggttttaaattagacatagcggaactacttccgcgcaaaaacaaatggttcggggggaaatataatggtcaaataaagaaataaaaataaacgaagtaaaggtacttaactaagatccaacgggggacaccaagctggacttcgtcgatcggcgtatcgccgctttgatgatgtgcaaaaaacctccgagaggaaaaggcacacttatttataatcctcacacaatggccgcttgtttataatcctcacacttggccttgatcggcgaaacaataatcggctaacggtaccgtttcgatcgattgctcgcaataaggcactgttctattatataatgcgaaaaaaaacctctaagaggaaaaagcactattgtctatcacacaatatcgtccgaccactttatcacacacacacaactggttttcaatgctttcgcagtaaatccaaatcacgtccgttcgctcggaaggttgaaacggcaatggaattccatcattattcgtgtcattactgaactcgtagaccttacacgatcatttaaagtgtcattactttttagtaatgacacttttaatgatcgtgtaagggccgctattgtgGCTTTTTGGTGGCATCTTAATAAGACTACGTTCAAAAACCAGCTGATTGCTCGGTTCATCATGTTGGTTGCACGAAGGTTTGACGGTGGTTCAAAGCATCACAATACTTGTGGCCCAAAACGCAAGGATATCAAAATGGATAAAAAAGAGAGTGAACGAAAAGAAAGATTCCAAATAACTTAAAATCAAGTAAAAAGTAGTCAAATAAtagttactttttttttgttgtgtacTGGGTAGAAACAAAAGCGTGCATTGAAAACAGGTTTATTTTCACTCAAAATTATGTTGAATTAAATTACAGCATATTGTTTACAACATCCATAAAACGTCAATCGTAATCAAAATAGTAatcaacaactcaaaaattttattgctgTAGAATAAAGCAAAGTTCATAGTTTTCATCATTCAATAAGAAATTGATGTACAGACAACATCAATAGTATCACCAATAATGACAAATAACTCATATCGTGCCTCTCGTAATGAAATAAGCTCGCTTCTTAAGGAACAAAGGCAATTGAAAGCAACAgaagtaaaattgaaaagtatgaTAGAGAAAATTAACAATCAGCTCAACCATTTATTGGTAATTTCATAAAACGTTGGAGTTATTAATATAGATTTTTAATTATGTCTATTTTTCAAGGTTGAGGAACTTCAGTTGAAATCGAGAGAACTTGATCAAAAGTATCCGGATAGTAGTTCTGCTGGAAACAATTTAATAAAAGATCCAACTGTAACATCTGATGTTATTAACaagcaagaactaaatttaaacGTTCGCAAAACAACTTTATTGAAATCGTTAGAAGAAAGTGAAGAAGAAGATGACTGACTTGTGATATTGAATAAATGTTATTGcattattttgtaaatttatttcaattattaacAAACCTCTAgacaataatttatttagattgCCCCTGATCTTGCGTTTCGCTACTCTCCTGTTTGTTATCCGGTGGTTTGCTAGCTTTCAATTCCTGATCTATTCGCTCCTTAGCACGGAAAACTTTCGATTGAAGGTAAAAGGATCCACCCTTAGCTTTGTCGTTCACCTGAAATAAGTGCTCATAGTTTTTCTGAATCTCTTGAGGCTCAAGTTTTGATGTATTCAGTATCTGCTGAGCCTCTTCTAAAGTCATCCCTAAAATAAAACCAATCGTAGAGAACAGAATATAAATTATAAGCAAAACATTACCAGTCCTAAGGTTAGCAGCTACACGACTTTGCCCTTGTTTTCCACCCCCGGCTCGTTTAGCGGCTTCTTGTGAGGCTGCAATCTCCTGCTTTAAAGCTCGAGCAAAAGCCCGGCCTACGATTTGCGTTCCCAGAACGATAATCTGCGCTATATATTTGGCCATTGCTGTGTTAGTCGCACCGCACTCACAACAATCCTAGTTAAAAGGTATCAAAGCGACGTATGCGTAAACATAAAGGTATAAATCGTTCAAAACATCGATCAGTAattaattgtacattatttcgcATTTAAGTGCAAAATTACTTAAAAGTTCTTGTTATTTTGATTACACAACACAACCGCTTAAAATGTACACACATCATAACCTCGTGAGAACcgagaataaataaaaatgacatTGACAAAGCTGCCAGGTAATTTTATCTACAATCAGTATTCGATCCAAAAATAAGTTTGTACAAAACCTGTGTCCACTTTCCATGATAACTTTGCAGAACGGAATTATTTTCGGGAGCAAAATAAACTGGTCTCGACAGTTTCATGCGCACTGTCGGAAATACATTTTAACTGTGTTTTCCCTAGCAAGTTGAAGGTTTTAAAGGGTAATTGCCAGTCTGTGATCGCAAccggaaatctgtgaaaatctgtcatttCTAAAATGTGTGCAGCATATTGAAAATCATGCAACACAGATGAatttgtgaacctggcatctctggacattgaaataaacaaaattttctcGAGGGGTATGAAACAAGGCAGTATTAACACTAAACCACAGATGCAGTGATgtcaaccctacggatttatccgtaggtctacggatttctgtcttttctatGGATCTACGGATGAATCATATGAAATCTGCGGATTTAGCATTATTTTACCAGAAATCTCCTgatatatcattatatctcttgatataaaaggaaaataattaaatattgtaaaatagtctgtatatttttttgctTGTCAAATTAATTTTGTAATCATGCATCTATTAGCCATCGATATGGAAGCCTGCCTTTGTGGATTAGAGCTTAAAGATGTTAAGTTTATGTAAATGTACTAGTATAAGTACacttgaaaccaaatctacggatttgacttCAACAGAAAATGGCATCAATGCAGAGATGCTGTATTGTCGCTTCCCGATAAAAACAcgttataccatgttcacattagctctgatatcacttgatataccgagatgatatgcatatcatgtagaagtgttcacatatgatctaaatgatatcgtttgacaatcaagttgtcatatagaatgttcccattagaagtaagataaataatattgcttttctctcctaaaATTCAATCGATAATTGAAGTCTCGCATTTATTGGTCTCCGAACGCCAATATTCGTTgatgaaatcaaaattataatgattgtttattgtcactctcaaagtgatgttcataaatgagtgcgttcaatgccattatccgtgttgctagttgcgatttttgacaacttgatatgatatcgtacatgatatcccggatattatgctaaaatggtgatacgcgttgacatcaaattgtatgggatatcaagtgatatcgcacatgatatcatcggatatcaagtatatcccaatatcacttgatatcagcgctaatgtgaacatactattagtCTAATGTGTTTTACACTTAATTTCGTCGCATATGATTCGATACTTAAAATACAAGTGTAAATCATTTCAAGACTTATATTAATCATATCATATTATAACCTATTAATATTACACTTGAAATTCATCGATCAAAGAGTAGatttataccatgttcacattagcgctgatatcacttgatataccgagatgatatgcatatcatgtcgaagtgttcacatatgatcgaaatgatatcgtttgacaatcaagttgttatattgaatgttctcattagaaataagatcaataatattacctttctctattaaaattgaatcaattattgaagtcttgcattttatggtctccgaacgccagtattcgttgaaaaattcgaaattataatgattgtttattgtcactctcaaagtgacgttcataaatgagtgcgttcaatgctattatccgtgttgctagttgcgatttttgacatctcgacatgatatcgtacatgatatcccggatatcatgccaaaatgataatacgcgttgacatcaaattgtatgggatatcaagtgatatcgcacatgatatcatcggatatcaagtatatccgtatatcacttgatatcagcgctaatgtgaacatactattattcaaaatacaTTTAGACTGATGAAAATGCTTAGATTTCCACAGGTATTAAACTAAATTGTCATGTAGAATAAATTTTGATATAGCAATGTAATCACTTAGATATAAGGTTTCAAATAACACGATTTGTTCcattaaaatcatttatttcgATTAATTACATTTCCGCCgactaacaaaaaaaatcctagTTGTGCACAAAATGAATGATGTTGCTTGACGATTCCCAATTCCATTGCCTGAAAGCATATACACATCTTATAAGtaacacaaataaaaataaaacagtactTGATTAATTTCACAAAAGGCTGCATTAGACCATCCCCCTGCTATGGGAGCTGGTTCttgaaaccgacgcattttgttttggtgccGTTGTTGTtgctacgttcataccatacaatcaaaccacactggtgttaaaagttaatttcttcaaacacaatataaatataactctagtctagtattttctattaaacaagtaatttgacctctttttgaataGGAAAAGGAAATTGTGGTTTATTACAGTTTGATTAAATTCCATCCAAATCGTTTTCTTAAATTGGTGCAACCgtatgaagaaaaatgtgaacgtgtgaacactgcttaaacacagcatttgcaccgaagtgcattAGCCAGCAAGTTTactttttttcctatttttgtgaCGCGATCACGAacacactaagattcaattccgttgatcggtttttttttcaagaaaattttcggcaatcaatagaaattaccgatatttcggtacataaaCTTCATTTCACAACAATtacgcaaatttttaccggacgatcagttttacgcaaGTGTTCATtgcagaattttgtaaatagatataaaatttatacggtaaatctgaatagtcaccgagtacggtaaaaaccatacggTCCGTATGGTAGATTAATCTTTCAATGAtcgaacttctgtaaatactgacTGTCGtaaaaactaactgtcaaacagttattaaaattttcagtaagtgtctttgtatgaaccaaacgaaaaaatatcttgaagggttcgtCGAATGGAATAAGGTACAAGTGTACAAGTTTTTATAACATTAGAACTACTCAAAGCTTTTAGTTTACTTatagacagaaaataatttcatatcactatgtccacttgctgccaataCATTTCGTTCGAGAGTTATTTCTGGTGGACTTGACGGGTTGTGCAATGCTCcgaaaggcgctcataattccggccaACCAGAAAATTgaattaccttttttatatttttttgtagATATATAGTGCACCGTAGTCACGACTGGTTCGATTTTTCTTCACCCGTTTCTAagaaaaatatccaaatccCAAACACCATCGTAAGCTTGAATGTATGTTGTTTCATGAAATCCGATAAtgtattcaaattcaaaatttcaaccaaaagtaaacaaacacaaaaaaaaattaccgaagcaTTCATtagatttattttgtttacagtttacggaagttgtttgacaattcagcaataaccgaacgatcggtaatcaagtCAATTACAATTACATTACAATTCAATTCCAAATCCTAAAAACTTAATCGTAAGTTGAAAATTCGTACTGTTttttaaaatctgaaaaaattcataaaaattaaaaatttcatccaaagtaaaagaaatacaaaaaacctgttttaatccacctagtggtgtaatgatgcctttctcatgtacatataatattgtggtattctattccaaaattttctcttcgatttttgaaagaaaccgagGTATTGTTtatgtataacatacagaataaaacagtgctttgattgcgtaagccatccttgagagaacgaaatgggttcactattatatgcacttccggcaccggaacccgagaaccggtataatcgaagtcgattcgtacggccaccaactcacATGACACAAAAACTCTTctaatacgcaccctataactccggattgggaagtcggatccggatgaaattcaggaattccgtatatgaccggaaaacctttcatttgaatttaagtttgtggaaatcggtcaaaccatcgctgagaaaagtgagtgagatctattttggtatatatgaccactatttctggtacttccggaaccggataccgggaaccaggatagccggaatcggtttgtttagttgcctactgataatgactatcgatttgtgtagttttgagaccagtttagaaaaattttcacgtgttttgtttcgccggtttaagtgacgatgtacaattaccctataattccggaaccggaagtcggatccggatgcaattcaggaattccgtatgggaccggaagacctttcaattgaatctaagtttgtgggaatcggtcaaatcatccctgagaaaagtgagtgagatccattttggtatatatgaccactatttctggtacttccggaaccggataccgggaaccaggatagccggaatcggtttgtttagttgcctactgataatgactatcgatttgtgtagttttgagaccagtttagaaaaattttcacgttttgcctttctcatatagaaaggttatgcaatcacttgaaaaaccgactagtgaaaattggcccggagggccaagtgtcatataccattcgactcagttcttcgagctgagcaatgtctgtgtgtgtgtgtgtgtgtgtatgtgtcaaataatctcactaggttttctcggagatggctgaaccgattttgacaaactaggattcaaatgaaaggtctcgtggtcccatacggaattcctggatttcattcggatccgacttccggttccggaattatagggtaaagtgtgttcaattttgtgcaccgtcacttaaaccggcgaaacaaaatacatgaatatttttctaaactggtctcaaaactacacaaatcgatagtcattatcagtaggcaactaaacaaaccgattccggctatcctggttcccggtatccggttccggaagtaccagaaatagtggtcatatataccaaaatggatctcactcacttttctcaacgatggtttgaccgatttccacaaacttagattcaaatgaaaggtctcgtggtcccatacgaatttcctgaatttcatctagatccgacttccggttccggaattatagggtaaagtgtgttcaatattgtgcaccgtcacttaaaccggcgaagcaaaaaacgtgaaaatttttctaaactggtctcaaaactacacaaatcgatagtcattatcagtaggcaactaaacaaaccgattccggctatcctggttccggaagtaccagaaatagtggtcgtatgtaccaaaatggatctcactcacttttctcagcgatggtttgaccgattaccacaaacttagattcaaatgaaaggtcttccggttccatacggaattcctgaatttcatccggatccgacttccggttccggaattatagggtaaagtgtgttcaatattgtacaccgtcacttaaaccggcgaaacaaaaaacgtgaaaatttttctaaactggtctcaaaactacacatttcgatagtcattatcagtaggtaactaaacaaatcgattttggttatcctggttccggtatccggttccgaaagtaccggaaatagttgtcatatataccaaaatggatctcactcacttttctcagggatgatttgaccgatttccacaaacttagattcaaatgaaaggtctcccggtccgatagccattatcagtaggcaactaaacaaaccgattccggctatcctggttcccggtatccggttccggaagtaccagaaatagtggtcgtatgtaccaaaatggatctcactcacttttctcagcgatggtttgaccgattaccacaaacttagattcaaatgaaaggtcttccgtttccatacggaattcctgaatttcatccggtacaccgtcacttaaaccggcgaaacaaaaaacgtgaaaatttttctaaactggtctcaaaactaaacatttcgatagtcattatcagtaggcaactaaacaaatcgattttggttatcctggttcccggtatccggttccgaaagtaccggaaatagttgtcatatataccaaaatggatctcactaaaTTTtgtcttacgcaatcaaagcactgttttattctgtatgttatgcataaacaatcacttggtttctttcaaaaatcgaagagaaaatttttgaatagaataccacaatattatatgtacatgagaaaggcatcatcacaccactaggtggattaaaaccggttttttgtttcgccggtttaagtgacgatgtacaatattgaacacactttaccctataattccggaaccggaagtcggatccggatgaaattcaggaatttcgtatgggaccggaagacctttcatttgaatctaagtttgtggaaatcggtcaaaccatcgctgagaaaagtgagtgagatccattttggtttatatgaccactatttctggtacttccggaaccggataccgggaaccaggatagccggaatcggtttgtttagttggctactgctaatgactatcgatttgtgtagttttgagaccagtttagaaaaattttcacgttttttgcttcgccggtttaagtgacggtgtacaatattgagcacactttaccctataatttcggaaccggaagtcggatccggatgaaattcaggaattccgtatgggaccggaagacctttcatttgaatctaagtttgtggaaatcggtcaaaccatcgctgagaaaagtgagtgagatccattttggtatatatgaccactatttctggtacttccggaaccggataacgggaaccaggatagccggaatcggtttgtttagttgcctactgataatgactatcgatttgtgtagttttgagaccagtttagaaaaattttcacgttttttgcttcgccggtttaagtgacggtgtgcaatattgaacacactttaccctataattccggaatcggaagtcggatccggatgaaattcaggaattccgtatgggaccac
This genomic window contains:
- the LOC131429402 gene encoding mitochondrial import inner membrane translocase subunit Tim16 — its product is MAKYIAQIIVLGTQIVGRAFARALKQEIAASQEAAKRAGGGKQGQSRVAANLRTGMTLEEAQQILNTSKLEPQEIQKNYEHLFQVNDKAKGGSFYLQSKVFRAKERIDQELKASKPPDNKQESSETQDQGQSK